In one window of Ignatzschineria indica DNA:
- a CDS encoding ComEC/Rec2 family competence protein, whose protein sequence is MVTLTFAFVLQALWLILSPYSLTITIIISLIALLFILIIRRALQYLPQLYNRILALKTDLPFKLSIPVIYLQAQIKQAALNGSTLFLQKEKSNQLLFFIIGLLFATPLYLSALIDYRTILESLPVEIEATYRVIYNNSPYSTTIEIVKAHNSEKNLQKNQEKQSRLLTALKGAQLRIYSLPPDIKNRLEVGALYRGDLGLRARFFRSMPGDQQRILRVLARKEIGYGKLISSPEKIEASPKIDLIRQKVADTMLKNYSNGAYMSALSVGKSEALTQHDWQILRETGTIHLVSISGLHLTLTAFYAFILFRILFALIGWRRPAPYKIAAVIAIGSAWGYALLAGMSLPTIRAAIMFSVAMLSLLIEKPIFTLNSVALALLIILSIWPLSILMPGFWLSFTAVTILTLTARVVSTTVKGVVLSQLIISLLLIPLTAAFFQEISLISPLINLFAIPWTSLMIMPSLLLGTLFLPFSQLLATPLLLFTNQSITVLRYAIEATASLPFAAVETTSITLEIALIATILALYWIAHIPKIQLRRNRENTFQWFLTDQRAGRKNQTSKQIRNRTRYLLIAYLLGGVLSMLCFSMILFDRPITDKPLNEISLTSHQEVEKSWGKERLYLYQLPVGEGLSFYLQLGDYQLLYDSGNRFGAFDAGRDVIVPFLKRRGINHLTHLILTQNNQQHIGGTRSLREAIPIKQIFAHRSIAPMIDQAQECQRLSYRSKTISIEPIKRIRSSCAYRILYQDQLLLYLLSDISQSEWRHITHVALPQDLQYTNISQLILLYPNQGRSRFNIDLNKTLNRIVKEILKEREENNLQSTILLSTKFPQKALRSIDNIEYYNGYLGAIEMTITPDSASQHTSQLDIQIKNYADSNRYWWAKYHLPH, encoded by the coding sequence ATGGTCACCCTTACATTTGCTTTTGTTCTTCAAGCGCTCTGGCTGATACTCTCACCCTACTCTCTTACTATAACCATTATCATATCTCTCATCGCCCTGCTCTTCATTCTGATCATTCGTCGGGCACTACAATATCTTCCTCAACTCTACAATCGAATTTTGGCATTAAAAACGGATCTTCCCTTCAAACTCTCAATCCCTGTCATCTATTTACAAGCACAAATCAAACAGGCAGCTCTCAATGGAAGTACTCTCTTTTTACAAAAGGAGAAAAGCAATCAACTGCTCTTTTTTATAATCGGTCTTCTCTTCGCTACACCGCTCTATCTCTCGGCATTGATAGATTATCGAACTATTTTAGAATCATTACCGGTTGAAATAGAGGCGACCTACCGTGTTATCTACAATAACTCCCCCTACAGCACCACAATTGAGATCGTAAAAGCTCATAATAGTGAGAAAAATCTGCAAAAGAATCAGGAGAAGCAATCAAGATTACTAACAGCTCTCAAAGGCGCACAACTGCGTATCTACTCACTGCCTCCTGATATTAAAAATCGACTAGAAGTCGGCGCACTCTATCGAGGAGATTTAGGATTACGCGCCCGATTTTTTCGCTCAATGCCGGGAGATCAACAACGAATATTACGTGTATTAGCGCGAAAAGAGATCGGTTATGGAAAGCTGATATCTTCACCTGAAAAGATAGAAGCGTCGCCTAAAATTGATCTTATTCGCCAAAAAGTGGCTGACACAATGTTAAAAAATTATAGTAATGGTGCTTATATGAGTGCGCTCTCGGTGGGAAAGAGTGAAGCATTAACGCAGCATGATTGGCAAATCTTACGTGAGACCGGCACGATCCATCTTGTTTCAATCTCTGGATTACATCTAACATTAACTGCATTCTATGCCTTTATTCTCTTTCGTATCCTCTTTGCCTTAATCGGCTGGCGACGCCCGGCACCCTACAAAATTGCGGCAGTTATCGCCATTGGTAGTGCTTGGGGTTATGCGCTCCTTGCCGGCATGAGTCTTCCGACTATTCGGGCGGCCATTATGTTTTCTGTTGCGATGCTCTCACTGCTTATTGAAAAGCCGATCTTTACCCTCAATAGCGTTGCTCTTGCCCTGCTGATCATCCTTTCAATCTGGCCTCTCTCCATTCTTATGCCGGGATTTTGGCTCTCCTTTACTGCCGTTACCATTTTAACCTTAACCGCTCGAGTCGTAAGTACAACAGTTAAAGGAGTTGTTCTCTCCCAACTGATTATCTCTCTTCTCTTAATTCCACTAACGGCTGCATTTTTCCAAGAGATCTCTCTGATCAGCCCCCTCATCAATCTATTTGCGATCCCATGGACCTCGTTAATGATTATGCCCTCGCTCCTATTAGGAACACTATTTCTTCCTTTTTCACAACTACTCGCTACGCCACTCCTCCTCTTTACCAATCAGAGTATTACAGTATTACGCTATGCCATTGAAGCAACAGCAAGTCTTCCTTTTGCCGCAGTAGAGACAACTTCAATAACACTCGAAATAGCCCTTATCGCAACAATACTCGCTCTTTATTGGATCGCCCATATCCCCAAGATACAACTCCGACGAAATAGGGAGAACACATTTCAATGGTTCTTAACAGATCAAAGAGCGGGAAGAAAGAATCAGACTAGCAAGCAGATCAGAAATAGAACGCGTTATTTATTGATCGCTTATCTCTTAGGGGGAGTGCTTTCTATGCTATGTTTCAGTATGATACTCTTTGATCGCCCTATTACAGATAAACCCCTTAACGAGATATCTCTCACAAGTCATCAAGAAGTAGAGAAAAGCTGGGGAAAAGAGAGGCTCTACCTCTATCAACTTCCCGTCGGTGAAGGGCTCTCCTTCTATCTTCAACTAGGAGATTATCAGCTCCTCTATGATAGTGGAAATCGCTTTGGTGCTTTTGATGCCGGTAGAGATGTGATTGTTCCCTTCTTAAAAAGAAGAGGGATCAATCATCTCACTCACTTAATTTTAACGCAAAATAATCAACAACATATTGGTGGAACTCGCTCACTTCGAGAAGCCATCCCCATTAAACAGATCTTTGCTCATCGCTCGATAGCTCCAATGATCGATCAGGCTCAAGAGTGCCAAAGACTCTCCTATCGCTCAAAAACAATCTCTATTGAGCCCATTAAGAGAATCCGCTCTAGCTGTGCTTATCGCATTCTCTATCAAGATCAATTATTGCTCTATCTTCTCTCCGATATTAGCCAATCTGAATGGCGCCACATTACCCATGTAGCGCTTCCTCAAGATCTACAATATACCAATATCAGTCAATTAATTCTCCTCTATCCAAACCAAGGACGGAGCCGTTTTAATATCGACCTTAATAAGACTTTAAATCGAATCGTCAAAGAGATCCTGAAAGAGAGAGAGGAGAATAATCTACAATCGACTATTCTCCTCTCTACAAAGTTTCCTCAAAAAGCATTGCGCTCTATCGACAATATTGAGTATTACAATGGCTATTTGGGTGCTATAGAGATGACAATCACTCCCGATAGCGCCTCACAACATACGTCCCAATTAGATATTCAAATCAAGAACTATGCAGATTCTAACCGATATTGGTGGGCAAAATATCATCTTCCCCACTAA
- a CDS encoding DeoR/GlpR family DNA-binding transcription regulator translates to MIPVERHEAILALVAEKGIATINELIELLGVSHMTIRRDLQKLERQGKVVTVSGGVKAAEKLSTQLSYKVKESSNEEGQRKIALLAAARIPDQSCIFLDSGLTTLAIAREIKGRDDLTIITNDFIIMFYLIENGKGKLIHTGGTVCPVSSCSVGEGAAQGIRNYLIDIAFVTTSSWNERGLSATSEDKVPIKKALPDVAKKLVLVADSTQYGKVNTYFSLPLKHFDEVITDKPLPDDITEILQNHKINLITDNAGAVAY, encoded by the coding sequence ATGATTCCTGTCGAAAGACATGAGGCAATTTTGGCACTTGTTGCTGAAAAAGGAATAGCGACGATTAATGAATTGATAGAGCTTTTAGGCGTATCACATATGACGATACGCCGAGATCTTCAAAAGTTAGAGCGTCAAGGGAAGGTAGTAACAGTCTCTGGTGGCGTAAAAGCTGCTGAGAAGCTATCGACACAGCTATCTTATAAAGTAAAAGAGTCTTCAAATGAGGAGGGGCAGCGTAAGATCGCACTTCTTGCAGCTGCAAGAATCCCTGATCAGAGTTGTATCTTTTTAGATTCAGGTTTAACAACTTTAGCGATTGCAAGAGAGATTAAGGGGCGTGATGATTTAACCATTATTACGAATGATTTTATAATCATGTTTTATCTGATTGAAAATGGAAAAGGCAAACTAATTCATACGGGAGGTACGGTCTGTCCTGTATCTAGTTGTAGTGTTGGGGAAGGGGCGGCACAAGGTATTCGAAATTATCTAATTGATATCGCCTTTGTGACAACCTCCTCTTGGAATGAGCGTGGGTTATCGGCAACCTCTGAAGATAAAGTTCCTATCAAAAAAGCGCTTCCCGATGTTGCTAAAAAATTGGTTTTAGTGGCGGATAGTACGCAGTATGGTAAAGTTAATACCTATTTCTCCTTGCCATTAAAGCATTTTGATGAGGTGATTACAGATAAGCCTCTACCTGATGATATTACGGAGATTTTGCAAAATCATAAAATTAATCTGATTACAGATAATGCCGGGGCTGTTGCTTATTAA